A window of the Synechococcus sp. JA-3-3Ab genome harbors these coding sequences:
- a CDS encoding potassium channel family protein gives MASARPPFPPAKRDPGIQRDLSLGVGALLGVVLIGTLWYHGVEQWPWVEAFYMSVITLTTVGFMEVQPLGDRGRLFTVALILMGVLSIGFMVNRFTEALIQGHFQEGIRQRKWKKQMEALNNHYIVCGFGRIGRQVAQEFQAEGVPFLVIDQSAEAIQVAQELGYVALQGDSTLDATLLAARVQQAEGLIAALSSDAENLYVVLSARTLNPRIRTIARANTEEALQKLQRAGVAHAISPFITGGKRMAAAALRPRVVDFVDGILSGRDRTFYLEEYELAAQECPYVGQTLGKANLRARSGALVVAIRRADGQLIGGPSGDTLLQPGDLLLCMGTAEQLRRLGQLLYPRP, from the coding sequence ATGGCTTCTGCTCGTCCCCCGTTTCCTCCTGCCAAAAGGGATCCTGGTATCCAGCGGGATCTGAGTTTGGGAGTAGGGGCGCTGCTGGGCGTTGTCCTGATCGGCACCCTTTGGTACCACGGGGTGGAGCAATGGCCTTGGGTGGAAGCTTTTTACATGAGCGTTATCACCCTAACTACTGTGGGCTTCATGGAGGTGCAGCCGCTGGGGGATCGGGGGCGCTTGTTCACGGTGGCCTTGATCCTGATGGGGGTCTTGAGCATCGGGTTCATGGTGAACCGCTTTACAGAGGCCCTCATCCAGGGGCATTTTCAGGAAGGGATCCGGCAGCGGAAGTGGAAGAAACAGATGGAAGCGCTGAACAACCACTACATCGTCTGCGGTTTTGGGCGCATTGGGCGACAGGTGGCCCAGGAGTTTCAGGCAGAGGGGGTGCCCTTTTTGGTGATCGATCAATCGGCCGAGGCAATTCAGGTGGCCCAAGAGCTGGGATATGTCGCTCTCCAGGGAGACAGCACTCTCGATGCCACCTTGCTGGCGGCGCGGGTGCAGCAGGCCGAGGGGTTGATTGCCGCCCTCTCCAGCGATGCCGAAAACCTCTATGTGGTGCTGTCGGCCCGCACCCTCAACCCTCGTATCCGCACCATTGCCCGCGCCAACACGGAAGAGGCTTTGCAAAAGCTGCAGCGAGCGGGCGTTGCCCACGCCATCTCTCCCTTCATCACCGGTGGAAAACGGATGGCAGCGGCTGCCCTGCGCCCCCGCGTGGTGGACTTTGTGGATGGGATCCTGTCGGGTCGAGATCGCACTTTTTACTTGGAAGAGTACGAGCTGGCGGCGCAAGAATGCCCCTATGTTGGCCAGACCCTGGGGAAAGCCAATCTAAGGGCGCGATCCGGCGCGTTGGTGGTGGCAATTCGGCGAGCCGATGGCCAGCTGATTGGCGGCCCCAGCGGTGACACCCTGTTGCAACCGGGGGATCTGCTGCTGTGTATGGGCACGGCCGAGCAGTTGCGCCGCCTGGGCCAGTTGCTCTATCCCCGCCCCTAG
- a CDS encoding DUF2997 domain-containing protein, producing the protein MPEYIKVEYRIDKKGQVTETVLNGSGSSCTLATAELEAALGTVQERKLLPEFHQPAEAEIESQVSLQQTR; encoded by the coding sequence ATGCCCGAGTACATCAAGGTGGAATATCGGATCGACAAAAAAGGACAGGTGACCGAGACCGTATTGAACGGATCTGGCTCCAGTTGTACTCTAGCCACGGCAGAGCTAGAAGCAGCCCTTGGAACGGTGCAAGAACGAAAGCTGTTGCCGGAGTTTCATCAGCCAGCAGAAGCCGAGATAGAATCACAAGTTTCTTTACAGCAAACCCGCTGA
- the petE gene encoding plastocyanin, which translates to MLFIFNLAKRLQRILLALVVGVAAVAFLSNPAAAETYTVKMGSDKAQLIYDPPTLTINQGDTVRWVNNKVYPHNVVFDKVPGGDAALAAKLSHKALLTAPNQVVESAFVDVPLGEYTYYCTPHRGAGMVGKIIVKG; encoded by the coding sequence ATGTTGTTCATTTTTAACCTAGCGAAGCGTCTGCAGCGCATCCTCCTCGCTCTCGTAGTCGGGGTGGCTGCGGTAGCTTTCCTGTCCAACCCTGCTGCTGCTGAAACCTACACGGTCAAGATGGGCTCTGACAAGGCCCAGCTCATTTATGATCCCCCCACCCTCACCATCAATCAGGGAGATACTGTTCGGTGGGTCAACAACAAGGTCTATCCTCACAACGTTGTCTTTGACAAGGTACCTGGTGGCGATGCGGCCCTGGCAGCCAAGCTGTCCCACAAGGCCCTGCTCACTGCTCCCAACCAAGTGGTGGAATCGGCCTTTGTCGATGTCCCTCTGGGTGAGTACACCTACTACTGCACTCCCCACCGGGGGGCTGGCATGGTCGGCAAGATCATCGTCAAGGGCTAG
- a CDS encoding IS630-like element ISSoc15 family transposase, translating to MPTHSLDLRQRVVAAYQAGNTSIRQVAKRFMVTKRTVHRWVRQYQQTQDLAPKKAGTKRVGILEQHRQEVMAIITEHPDFYLWQYQELLRERLGINVSIVTIHNFLKKQGMTLKKKTYRSAKVKEEEVKRERLAYSQEVRNIPAEDLIAIDQTGVWEGMERRVSRSLRGQRAYHYRQRYKGEKYTVIGAISLRGVVGCRVIKGGMKKGDFLEFLRSELCPKLDARKVVIMDNLNIHKSREVEELIRGTGARILYLPVYAPELNPIEMMWSVLKHFIRQLCRIGKYSMEQIVKTSLLLINPSSFRSWFAKCCYCTP from the coding sequence ATGCCGACTCATTCTTTGGATTTGCGGCAAAGAGTTGTAGCAGCCTATCAGGCAGGTAACACCTCCATCCGCCAGGTAGCTAAACGCTTCATGGTGACCAAAAGAACAGTACACCGCTGGGTGCGTCAGTACCAACAAACTCAAGATTTAGCCCCTAAGAAAGCAGGCACCAAGCGAGTGGGCATTTTGGAACAACATCGGCAGGAAGTGATGGCAATTATTACAGAACACCCAGACTTCTACCTGTGGCAGTATCAAGAACTGTTGCGCGAGCGCTTAGGAATCAATGTAAGCATCGTCACGATACATAATTTCTTGAAAAAGCAAGGAATGACTCTAAAAAAAAAGACCTACCGCAGTGCAAAAGTCAAAGAAGAGGAGGTGAAAAGGGAACGACTAGCTTATAGTCAAGAAGTCAGGAATATTCCAGCGGAGGATTTGATTGCCATCGACCAGACGGGAGTCTGGGAAGGAATGGAGCGGAGAGTATCTCGGAGTTTACGCGGTCAAAGGGCTTATCATTATCGTCAGAGATACAAGGGTGAAAAGTATACGGTTATTGGAGCTATTTCCTTGAGAGGTGTAGTTGGCTGTCGTGTCATCAAGGGTGGGATGAAGAAAGGAGATTTTTTGGAGTTTTTGAGAAGCGAGTTATGTCCGAAGCTAGATGCGAGGAAGGTTGTGATTATGGACAATTTGAATATCCACAAGAGTCGGGAAGTTGAGGAATTGATTAGGGGGACAGGAGCACGAATCCTATACCTGCCTGTGTATGCGCCGGAGTTGAATCCCATTGAGATGATGTGGTCGGTATTGAAGCATTTTATTCGGCAGCTTTGCAGAATTGGGAAGTATAGCATGGAGCAGATAGTGAAGACTTCTTTACTACTGATCAATCCATCCTCCTTCCGAAGTTGGTTTGCTAAGTGCTGCTATTGTACCCCTTGA
- the ndhO gene encoding NAD(P)H-quinone oxidoreductase subunit O — protein sequence MAIKRGTLVRAIREKLQGSLEAQASDPLIPNYVFETPGEVVDIKDDYLQIKFGAVPTPPIWLRADQVEEIAS from the coding sequence ATGGCGATTAAGCGAGGCACTTTGGTGCGGGCCATCCGCGAGAAACTGCAAGGCAGCCTGGAAGCCCAGGCCAGCGACCCTTTGATTCCCAACTACGTCTTCGAAACTCCTGGAGAAGTGGTGGATATCAAGGACGACTACCTCCAGATTAAGTTTGGGGCTGTTCCCACCCCTCCAATTTGGCTGCGGGCGGATCAGGTCGAGGAGATCGCGAGTTGA
- a CDS encoding cell division protein FtsQ/DivIB, whose product MVPLASPTRDQLLQRRRLLRQQRRKRFWQGSWRLASSMGVLTLLVLGLQQPYWQIRRPEQIQVKGSYWVDPDWIREQLPLTYPMNLWQVQPAVLERALLASPARPSPIESVQVQRRLLPVGVIVQVRERQLVARARRGDQTGWVDRQGHWLPPDPFRRHSGSSLSWPELELLGWENHAPEQWALLLEALQQAEIQIETVDWQSGEGITLHTELGNVYLGPISDRLPLQIQTLNQMRDLRRHCECTPDEILQIDLTSPSVPTLQLTPAATQKRWKHWEQR is encoded by the coding sequence ATGGTACCTCTGGCTTCTCCCACGCGCGACCAACTTCTGCAACGCAGGCGACTTTTGCGTCAGCAACGGCGCAAGCGCTTTTGGCAGGGATCCTGGCGCTTGGCCAGCTCGATGGGCGTTCTGACGCTGCTGGTGTTGGGCCTGCAGCAGCCCTACTGGCAAATTCGCCGGCCGGAGCAAATTCAGGTAAAGGGCAGCTACTGGGTCGACCCCGACTGGATCCGGGAGCAACTGCCTCTGACCTATCCAATGAACCTCTGGCAGGTGCAGCCGGCTGTGTTGGAAAGAGCCTTGCTGGCATCCCCGGCCCGCCCTTCTCCCATCGAAAGCGTCCAGGTACAGCGGCGGCTGCTGCCGGTGGGGGTGATCGTCCAGGTGCGGGAACGGCAACTGGTCGCGCGCGCCCGTCGGGGCGACCAGACAGGCTGGGTGGATCGGCAAGGCCATTGGCTGCCCCCCGATCCCTTTCGACGCCACAGCGGATCCTCCCTTTCCTGGCCTGAGCTGGAGTTGCTGGGCTGGGAGAACCACGCGCCCGAGCAATGGGCCTTGTTGCTCGAAGCCCTGCAACAGGCTGAGATCCAGATCGAGACCGTAGATTGGCAGTCGGGAGAGGGAATCACGCTCCACACTGAGCTGGGCAACGTCTATCTGGGGCCGATTTCTGACCGCCTGCCTCTGCAAATTCAAACCCTCAACCAAATGCGGGATCTGCGCCGCCACTGCGAGTGTACACCCGACGAAATTCTCCAGATCGACCTGACCAGCCCCAGCGTACCCACCCTGCAGCTCACCCCTGCCGCCACCCAGAAGCGCTGGAAGCATTGGGAGCAGCGCTAG
- a CDS encoding energy-coupling factor ABC transporter ATP-binding protein, with protein sequence MNTAPAVEVKQLWVAYPGCPPVLQGLDLRVEAGQRLGIIGPNGAGKTTLFLALAGLLPPCSGQITLFGQPLQPGQFRPEVGLVFQDPDDQLFAASVAEDVAFGPRNLGRSETEVAAVVQATLAMTGTLNLANCPPHHLSGGEKRMVAIAGILAMQPQLVLYDEPTANLDLRARRRLIAFLLQATHTFLLASHDLELILEVCDRVILLDQGRICAQGSPAHLMSQPDLMEAHDLEVPPSLRR encoded by the coding sequence ATGAACACAGCGCCGGCGGTGGAGGTCAAACAGTTGTGGGTCGCCTATCCCGGTTGTCCGCCGGTGCTGCAAGGGCTGGATCTACGGGTTGAGGCCGGGCAGCGCCTAGGAATCATTGGCCCCAATGGCGCCGGCAAAACCACCCTGTTCCTGGCCCTCGCTGGCCTGTTGCCCCCCTGTTCCGGCCAGATCACCTTGTTTGGGCAGCCGCTCCAGCCTGGCCAGTTTCGCCCTGAGGTGGGGCTGGTGTTTCAGGATCCCGACGATCAACTGTTTGCCGCCTCGGTGGCCGAGGATGTAGCCTTTGGGCCGCGCAACCTGGGACGTTCTGAGACAGAGGTCGCGGCTGTGGTCCAAGCAACCCTGGCGATGACCGGCACCCTGAATTTGGCCAACTGTCCCCCCCATCATCTCTCCGGCGGTGAAAAACGCATGGTCGCGATCGCCGGGATCCTGGCAATGCAGCCGCAGTTGGTACTCTACGATGAGCCGACTGCCAACCTGGATCTGCGCGCCCGTCGCCGGCTAATCGCCTTTTTGTTGCAAGCAACGCACACCTTTCTGCTCGCTTCCCACGATCTGGAACTGATCCTGGAAGTGTGCGATCGGGTGATCCTCTTAGATCAAGGCCGGATTTGCGCCCAGGGATCCCCGGCCCATCTGATGAGCCAACCCGACCTCATGGAAGCCCATGACTTGGAAGTGCCCCCCTCGCTGCGCCGATAA
- a CDS encoding carbon dioxide-concentrating mechanism protein CcmK, with protein sequence MPIAVGMIETRGFPAVVEAADAMVKAARVTLVGYEKIGSGRVTVIVRGDVSEVQASVAAGLESAKRVSGGEILSHHIIARPHENLEFVLPIRYTEAVEQFRT encoded by the coding sequence ATGCCTATTGCAGTCGGAATGATCGAAACCCGCGGGTTCCCGGCAGTAGTGGAAGCTGCCGACGCCATGGTAAAGGCCGCGCGCGTCACCCTAGTGGGTTACGAAAAAATTGGCAGCGGGCGCGTCACCGTGATCGTACGGGGCGATGTCTCCGAGGTGCAGGCCTCGGTGGCCGCTGGCTTGGAGTCTGCCAAACGGGTGAGTGGGGGCGAGATCCTCTCCCACCACATCATCGCCCGTCCCCACGAAAACCTGGAGTTTGTGCTGCCCATCCGCTACACGGAGGCAGTGGAGCAGTTTCGTACCTAA
- a CDS encoding carbon dioxide-concentrating mechanism protein CcmK, which yields MAIAVGMIETLGFPAVVEAADAMVKAARVTLVGYEKISSGRVTVIVRGDVSEVQASVAAGIESVKRVNGGQLLSWHIIARPHENLEYVLPIRYTEDVAQFREGVNAIRPFTRP from the coding sequence ATGGCTATTGCAGTCGGAATGATCGAAACCCTGGGCTTCCCGGCAGTGGTGGAAGCTGCCGACGCCATGGTAAAGGCCGCGCGCGTCACCCTGGTGGGTTATGAAAAAATCAGCAGCGGGCGCGTCACCGTGATCGTACGGGGCGATGTCTCCGAGGTGCAGGCCTCGGTGGCCGCCGGGATCGAGTCGGTGAAGCGGGTCAATGGCGGCCAGTTGCTCTCCTGGCACATCATCGCCCGTCCCCACGAAAACCTAGAGTACGTGTTGCCCATTCGCTACACCGAGGATGTGGCTCAGTTCCGCGAAGGGGTCAACGCCATCCGTCCCTTCACCCGTCCCTAG
- a CDS encoding EutN/CcmL family microcompartment protein, whose product MRIAIVRGTVTSTQKDPSLTGVKFLVVQYVDLEGRPQPDYAVAADPVGAGAEEWVLVSQGSAARQPQGNETRPLDAVVMAIIDTVSIGGRSLYNKRDQR is encoded by the coding sequence ATGCGTATCGCGATTGTGCGGGGCACTGTTACCAGCACCCAGAAGGATCCCAGCCTGACAGGCGTGAAGTTTCTGGTGGTGCAGTATGTCGATCTCGAGGGCCGACCGCAGCCCGACTACGCTGTAGCTGCCGATCCGGTGGGGGCCGGCGCCGAGGAGTGGGTGCTGGTCAGCCAGGGCAGCGCAGCTCGCCAGCCGCAGGGAAACGAAACCCGTCCGCTGGATGCAGTGGTGATGGCGATCATCGATACCGTCAGCATCGGCGGTCGCTCCCTCTACAACAAGCGCGACCAACGCTAG
- a CDS encoding ribulose bisphosphate carboxylase small subunit, giving the protein MPAHTYAAPPTPWSRRLAEPTIHPSAYVHSFSNLIGDVRVGAQVLIAPGTSIRADEGSPFYIGDGSNVQDGVVIHGLEQGRVIGEDGQPYSVWIGKNTSIAHMALIHGPAYVGNNCFIGFRSTVFNARVGDGCIVMLHCLIQDVEIPPGKYVPSGSIITTQAEADRLPDVQDSDAKFAQHVIGINQALLEGYHCSENLVCIAPIRNELLRSRTSNPTATETASMTHSSSRADGRNGGGSLLKPEVVEQVRALLAQGYRVGLEYADARRFRTSSWQSESPITSTREAEVMQSLGAILAEHRGEYVRLLGIDPKAKRRVLEQIIQTPEGPATVSGSPSHVSVTAPGSGAANPRPDASLEEEIRALLAQGYRVGLEVADVRRYRTSSWQTLGNWSGSAQEILAAVQAALAEHTGEYVRLLGIDPKAKRRLLEKVIQTPQMSSSGGTASPAEGGKLGGSAAGLDLELQEEVHRLLAQGYRIGYEYADERRFKTSSWQTGPTIRASRGPEVLAELTAALAEHQGHYVRLLGIDPKGKKRVYERVIQTPGGKSPAPAAQGSPAATPVSTVPASTRLSSEVVAQVQQLLSQGYRIGTEHADKRRFRTSSWQSCSPIEASQLPQVVAALEACLEEHRGEYVRLLGIDPKAKRRVLEQIIQTP; this is encoded by the coding sequence ATGCCTGCTCACACCTATGCTGCGCCGCCAACGCCCTGGTCTCGCCGCCTGGCGGAGCCGACCATCCATCCCTCTGCCTACGTGCATTCCTTTTCCAATCTCATCGGGGATGTGCGCGTGGGCGCCCAGGTGCTGATTGCCCCAGGAACTTCCATCCGTGCGGATGAGGGCTCTCCCTTTTACATTGGCGACGGCTCCAACGTCCAGGATGGGGTGGTAATCCACGGCCTGGAGCAAGGGCGGGTCATTGGGGAAGATGGCCAACCCTACTCCGTGTGGATTGGCAAGAACACCTCCATTGCCCACATGGCCTTGATCCACGGGCCAGCCTATGTGGGCAACAACTGCTTTATCGGCTTCCGCTCCACGGTGTTCAACGCGCGGGTGGGGGATGGCTGCATCGTCATGTTGCACTGCTTGATCCAGGATGTGGAGATCCCGCCGGGCAAGTATGTGCCCTCCGGCTCCATCATCACCACGCAAGCTGAGGCGGATCGGCTGCCCGATGTGCAGGATAGCGATGCCAAGTTTGCCCAACATGTGATCGGCATCAACCAGGCTCTGCTGGAAGGCTATCACTGCAGCGAAAACCTGGTCTGTATTGCTCCCATTCGCAACGAACTTCTGCGGTCGCGCACCTCTAACCCAACGGCTACGGAGACGGCATCCATGACTCATTCCTCCTCTCGCGCCGACGGCCGGAACGGCGGCGGATCCCTTCTCAAGCCGGAGGTGGTGGAGCAAGTTCGCGCCCTGTTGGCCCAAGGCTATCGGGTAGGGCTGGAATATGCCGATGCCCGCCGCTTCCGTACCTCTTCCTGGCAGAGCGAAAGCCCGATCACCAGCACCCGCGAGGCCGAGGTCATGCAATCGCTGGGGGCTATTTTGGCGGAGCACCGCGGCGAATACGTGCGCCTGTTGGGGATCGACCCCAAGGCGAAACGACGGGTGTTGGAGCAGATCATCCAAACCCCGGAGGGGCCGGCGACCGTTTCTGGATCCCCCAGCCACGTCTCGGTTACGGCCCCAGGTTCCGGCGCAGCCAATCCGCGCCCTGACGCCAGCTTGGAGGAGGAGATCCGGGCGCTATTGGCGCAGGGGTATCGCGTCGGCCTGGAGGTGGCCGATGTCCGCCGCTACCGCACCTCTTCCTGGCAGACTTTGGGCAATTGGAGCGGCTCGGCCCAAGAGATCCTGGCGGCTGTGCAGGCGGCCTTGGCCGAACATACGGGAGAGTATGTGCGCCTGCTGGGAATCGATCCCAAGGCCAAACGGCGGCTGCTGGAGAAGGTGATTCAAACGCCCCAGATGAGCAGCAGCGGCGGGACAGCCTCGCCCGCAGAGGGGGGCAAGCTGGGAGGGAGCGCTGCTGGCCTCGACCTGGAGTTACAGGAAGAGGTACATCGGCTGCTGGCCCAGGGCTATCGCATCGGCTACGAATATGCTGACGAGCGCCGCTTCAAAACCTCCTCTTGGCAGACCGGGCCGACCATTCGCGCCAGCCGCGGGCCGGAGGTGTTGGCCGAGCTGACGGCTGCTTTGGCGGAGCACCAAGGCCACTACGTGCGCCTGTTGGGGATCGATCCCAAGGGGAAAAAGCGGGTTTACGAGCGCGTCATTCAAACCCCCGGCGGCAAGTCGCCTGCCCCTGCAGCCCAGGGATCCCCGGCGGCTACTCCTGTTTCCACCGTTCCTGCCAGCACCCGACTCAGCAGCGAGGTGGTGGCACAGGTGCAGCAATTGCTCAGCCAGGGCTACCGCATCGGCACCGAACATGCGGACAAGCGGCGTTTTCGCACCTCCTCTTGGCAGAGCTGCAGCCCTATCGAGGCCAGCCAGCTGCCCCAGGTGGTGGCGGCTCTGGAAGCCTGCCTGGAGGAGCATCGCGGCGAGTATGTGCGCCTGCTGGGCATCGACCCCAAAGCCAAACGACGGGTGCTGGAGCAGATCATCCAAACCCCTTGA
- a CDS encoding BMC domain-containing protein has product MSTSLGLIQTRSFPVIVRIADAMTKSAGVALIGFEKISGGYCTAIVRGGIADVRIAIEEGIEVARQFEQEEISSLVIPRPLPNLEAVLPVSSKLSQLAQNRGYSRLSNLAVGLLETRGFPAMVGAADTMLKTADVQLAAYETIGDGLCTAIIRGTVANVAIAIDAGMYEAERIGELNAVAVIPRPLDELEQALPVASCFVAQPVTLPVAIPQAQGQEVRRSDTVVERIPVYLEPPETP; this is encoded by the coding sequence ATGTCCACCTCTTTGGGCCTTATTCAGACACGCAGCTTTCCGGTCATTGTGCGCATTGCCGACGCCATGACCAAGTCGGCGGGGGTGGCGCTGATCGGCTTTGAGAAGATCTCAGGAGGCTACTGCACGGCAATCGTACGGGGAGGGATTGCCGATGTGCGCATTGCCATCGAGGAGGGGATCGAGGTGGCCCGCCAGTTTGAGCAAGAGGAGATCTCCAGTTTGGTCATTCCACGGCCTTTGCCTAACTTGGAGGCGGTGCTGCCCGTCAGCAGCAAGCTGTCTCAACTGGCACAAAACCGCGGCTACAGCCGCCTCAGCAACTTGGCCGTGGGCCTGCTGGAAACCCGCGGCTTTCCGGCTATGGTAGGGGCCGCCGACACAATGCTGAAAACGGCGGATGTGCAACTGGCCGCCTACGAGACCATTGGCGACGGCCTGTGTACGGCCATCATTCGGGGCACGGTGGCCAACGTGGCCATCGCCATCGATGCCGGCATGTACGAGGCAGAGCGCATCGGCGAGCTGAACGCGGTGGCTGTGATCCCGCGCCCTCTCGACGAACTGGAGCAGGCTCTGCCGGTGGCCAGTTGTTTCGTTGCCCAACCGGTTACCTTGCCGGTGGCTATTCCCCAAGCCCAGGGACAAGAGGTGCGGCGCAGCGATACCGTTGTGGAGCGGATCCCAGTTTATCTGGAGCCGCCGGAAACCCCTTAG
- the rplS gene encoding 50S ribosomal protein L19 has translation MNARINAEEIIRSIEAAHMKSDLPEIHVGDQVRVGVRIQEGGKERVQAFEGTVIAMRHSGCNRTITVRKIFQGIGVERVFLVHSPRIDSIQVLRRGKVRRAKLFYLRNRVGKATRIKAKTDSKEETL, from the coding sequence ATGAACGCTCGCATCAACGCCGAAGAGATCATCCGCTCCATCGAAGCGGCCCACATGAAGTCGGATCTGCCAGAGATCCATGTTGGCGATCAGGTACGGGTGGGGGTGCGCATTCAAGAGGGCGGCAAAGAGCGGGTGCAGGCCTTTGAAGGCACGGTCATTGCTATGCGTCACTCTGGATGCAACCGCACCATCACGGTGCGCAAGATTTTCCAGGGAATTGGAGTGGAGCGGGTCTTCCTAGTTCACTCGCCGCGCATCGACTCAATCCAGGTGTTGCGGCGTGGCAAGGTGCGGCGGGCCAAGCTGTTCTATCTGCGAAACCGAGTGGGCAAGGCCACTCGCATCAAAGCCAAAACGGATTCTAAAGAAGAAACCCTCTAA
- a CDS encoding efflux RND transporter periplasmic adaptor subunit, with amino-acid sequence MILRTNEPQTGSPTPAKSADQPLPQTGSHNRGLPIGWILVGILLAGLGGGILVQRQLRQQTAQRLERLTVPVQVTDLAQRLRVSGQVQPIRQVNVSPRESGRLAELLVDQGDEVVAGQVLARMDYGDLASGIRQAQARIQELQARLAELQAGERPQVIAAAQARVDAARSQVRLAERELERIQTLVQQGVVARSELDQRLARLEQAQADWQAAQQELERLRSGSRPETLQQIQAQIAQAEAELAQRQSRLAEAEIRAPFSGVVVQRFAEVGSFVTPTTAASDATAASSSSILALAQGIEVRAEVPEAQIAQVRVGQPVEIRSLAYPDRVVQGRVKRIAPATVVVREVTVFRVMIEPEAGADFLRTGMNVSVDFIGERQPQALTVPSVAILREQGQEGVILLDPRTQRPVYRPVETGLTQGGITQVLSGLRAGDRVFTALPPGVNLETLIRQEQNRSETAQIKPHP; translated from the coding sequence GTGATCCTGCGCACCAATGAGCCCCAGACGGGATCCCCAACCCCTGCCAAATCTGCTGACCAACCTCTGCCACAGACCGGATCCCACAACAGAGGACTGCCCATCGGCTGGATCCTTGTGGGGATATTGTTAGCCGGCTTGGGCGGCGGCATTCTCGTTCAGCGTCAGCTCCGGCAACAGACGGCCCAGCGCCTGGAGAGGCTAACGGTGCCCGTGCAGGTGACAGATCTCGCCCAACGCCTGCGGGTGAGCGGCCAGGTGCAGCCGATCCGGCAGGTGAATGTCAGCCCCCGCGAGTCCGGTCGTCTGGCAGAGCTGCTGGTGGATCAGGGAGATGAGGTAGTGGCAGGGCAAGTGTTGGCTCGGATGGATTACGGGGATTTAGCCAGCGGCATTCGCCAAGCCCAAGCCCGCATCCAAGAGCTACAGGCCCGCCTAGCGGAACTGCAAGCTGGCGAGCGACCCCAGGTGATCGCGGCGGCCCAGGCCAGGGTGGATGCGGCGCGGTCGCAAGTGAGGTTGGCCGAAAGGGAATTGGAGCGGATTCAGACCCTGGTGCAGCAGGGGGTGGTGGCCCGTAGCGAGCTGGATCAACGCCTGGCCCGCCTGGAACAGGCGCAGGCGGACTGGCAAGCGGCTCAACAGGAGCTGGAGCGATTGCGGTCAGGTAGCCGCCCAGAAACGCTGCAGCAGATCCAAGCTCAGATTGCCCAAGCGGAGGCAGAGCTGGCCCAGCGGCAATCTCGCCTGGCTGAGGCCGAGATCCGGGCGCCCTTTTCCGGCGTGGTTGTCCAGCGCTTTGCCGAGGTGGGATCCTTTGTAACTCCCACTACCGCAGCTTCCGATGCCACCGCCGCTTCTTCCAGCTCTATCTTGGCGCTGGCCCAGGGGATCGAGGTGCGAGCCGAGGTGCCGGAGGCGCAGATTGCCCAGGTGCGGGTGGGGCAGCCGGTGGAGATCCGCTCCCTGGCCTATCCGGATCGGGTGGTGCAGGGGCGGGTGAAGCGGATTGCCCCTGCCACGGTGGTGGTGCGGGAGGTCACCGTCTTTCGGGTCATGATCGAACCGGAGGCGGGGGCAGACTTTTTGCGCACCGGCATGAACGTCTCGGTGGATTTTATCGGGGAGCGGCAGCCTCAGGCGCTCACGGTGCCCTCGGTGGCCATCTTGCGGGAGCAGGGCCAAGAGGGAGTGATCCTGCTGGATCCGCGAACCCAGCGGCCCGTCTATCGACCGGTGGAAACAGGCCTCACCCAGGGCGGGATCACCCAAGTGCTCTCCGGCTTGCGGGCGGGGGATCGGGTCTTTACGGCGCTGCCGCCGGGGGTGAACCTGGAGACTTTGATCCGACAAGAGCAAAATCGCAGCGAAACCGCTCAAATCAAGCCACACCCATGA